Below is a genomic region from Cellulomonas sp. P24.
GGACATGCTGTTGGTATCTTTACCGACAGTGCGTCGGAAAGCGGCGCAGACGAGAGGACCCCCCATGTTCCTGGCCTGGCGCGAGCTCCGCTTCGCGCGCTCACGATTCACCCTGATGGGAGGTGTCGTGGCCCTGATCGCCGTCCTGGTCGTCCTGCTCAGCGGGTTGTCCACCGGTCTCGTGAACGACGGCGTCTCCGGACTGCAGCGGCTCCCCGTCACGGCGTTCGCGTTCGCCGGTGGCACCAAGACCGACTCGGCGTTCTCCCGCAGCATCATCGACCTGTCGCAGGTGACCGCCTGGCGCACGCGACCCGGCGTCGCCGACGCGGCACCGTTCGGGAACCAGCTCGTCAACGGCAAGACGAACGCCGGCCTCCCCGTCGACCTCGCCCTGTTCGGTGTCGAGCCCGACTCGTTCCTCGCCCCGAAGGTCGCCACCGGCGCCGCGCTCGGCACCACGGCCGACGGCATCGTCATCAGCTCGACCCTGAAGGCCGCGGGCCTGGCGATCGGGGACGTCGTCACCCTCGACCGCATCGGGACCAGGCTCACCGTGATCGGGGTGCTGCCGAACCAGCACACCTTCGGCCACGTCGACGTCGCCTACGTACCGCTCCGGACCTGGCAGCAGGTGCACGCCGGCGCCGGACCGGGCGACACCGCCCGGCCCCAGGCCTACCAGGAGGCGACCGCCGTCGCGTTGCGCGCCTCCCCCGGGCGCACGATCGACCTCGCCGCCGGCGACGCCGCCGCCGGGACCACGAGCATGACGCGGGACGCGTCGTTCGCCGCCTCGCCCGGGTACACCGCCGAGACGTCGACGCTGGACCTCATCCAGGTGTTCCTCTACGCGATCTCCGCCCTGGTCGTCGGAGCGTTCTTCACGGTGTGGACCATCCAGCGCAGCCACGAGCTCGCGGTCATGCGCGCGATGGGTGCCTCGACCCGCTACCTGCTGCGCGACGGGCTCTCGCAGGCGTTCGTGGTCCTCCTCGCCTCGACCCTCGTCGGCGTCGGTATCGGCGTCGCCGGAGGTGGTCTGCTCAGCGGCACGAGCATGCCGTTCGCCCTCGCGGCACCCGACATCACGCTCGGCGCCGCCCTGCTCGTCGTGCTCGGGATGGTCGGCGCCACCGCCGCTGTCGTCCGCGTCACCCGCATCGACCCGCTCGCCGCCCTCGGAGGCCAACGATGACCGCTACCACCGAGGCCGCCGCCGGCCTCACGCTCAGCGGGGTCACCCTGCGACTCGGCGACGGCGACAGCATCGTCACCGCGCTCGACGCCGTCGACCTCCGCGTCCGACCCGGCGAGCTGGTCGCCGTCGTCGGCCCCTCCGGAGCGGGCAAGTCCAGCCTCCTCGCCGTCGCCGGTGCCCTCACGACGCCCGACGAGGGCGACGTCATGGTCGACGGCATCCCGATCGGCACGCTCGGCCGGTCCGCGAAGGCGAGGTTCCGCCGCTCGCGCATCGGGTTCGTGTTCCAGTCGGGCAACCTGATCCCGGCGCTCACGGCGGTGGACCAGCTGCGCCTCGCGGTCGACATCGCCGGCCGCGGCCTGGGCAGCCGCGACCCGCTGGAGCTGCTCGCCGAGGTCGGCATGGCGGAGAAGGCCCGACGACGCCCGCACGAGCTCTCCGGCGGCGAGCGTCAGCGTGTCGGCATCGCCCGTGCGCTCATGACCTCCCCGACACTCCTGCTCGTCGACGAGCCGACCGCCGCTCTCGACCGGGCCCGGAGCCAGGAGGTCGTCGCGCTGCTCGCCCGGGAGACCGCCCACGCGGGCGTCGCGACCGTCATGGTCACCCACGACCACGACGTGCTGCACCACTGCGACCGCGTCGTGGAGATGGTGGATGGGAGACTGTCTCCGCAGGACGACTGAGACAGTCGACATCGGGGAGGGGTCGTGCCGCGGATCAAGGCAGCCACGGTCGTCGAGCACCGCGCGGCTCAGCGGCGGGTGCTCCTCGACGCCGCCCGGGCGATCCTCGCCGAGACGGGCGACGTCCCGTCCCTCGCCGCGATCGCGGCGAGGGCGGAGCTCGCCCGGCCGAGCGTCTACCAGTACTTCCGGTCGCGTCAGGACCTGCTGGCCGCCGTCGTCGAGGACACGTTCCCCCGGTGGTCGCACCGCATCACCGCGGCCATGGACGGCGCGGGCAACCCCGGCGAACAGGTCCTGGCGTACGTGGAGGAGAACCTGCAGCTCGTCGCCGACGGTGAGCACGCCGTCGCCCGCGCCCTCACCGCGGCGGCCCCGGGGGACGTGATCCTCGAGCGCAGCCGGATCATGCACGACCAGCTCCGCACCCCGGTCGTCGAGGCGCTCCGGGCGCACGGCGCCGTCGACCCGGAGGCCACCGCGGACCTCGTCAACGCTCTCGTCATGACCGGCTCGCGGATGATCGAGGCCGGTACCGACGTGGTCGAGGTGCGACGCCGCGTGACGGAGCTCCTCGCGCCGTACCTGCGTTCCCCGGTTCGCGGGTGAACCGGCGCCCGACGTGACACAGTGCTCCGCGTGACATCGGTGCAGCGACCTCACCAGGAGGCCACGAGACGGGTGGCGACGGCCGGCTCGGCCGCACCCGAGAGCTGGCGACGCCGCGACCGGGTGCGCACCATCTCCGCGTGGGGCGTCGCGGCCATCGGCCTCATCGGCATCGTCTCGGCCGTCTCGCCGCCGCTCCGCGACCGGCTCGTCGCCCTGCTCGACTTCCTGCCGTTCCACGTCGCCCGGGTCGCGGCGACGACGCTCGTCCTCGGCTCCTTCGCGCTCGTGCTCACGGCACGGGGGCTGCGCCGCGGACAGCAGCTCGCCTGGGGCGCGACCATGGTGCTCCTCGTCCTCACCGCCGTCCTGCACGTGATCAAGGGCCTCGACCTCGAGGAGGCCCTGCTCACCGCGGGGATGGCGGCCTGGCTCCTGCGCCACCGTGACGCGTTCCCGGTGCTGCCGACCCGCGCGGCGGTACGGACCACGGTGATCGTCGGCCTCGGGGGAGGGGTGAGTGCGCTGCTGGTCGGGACCGTGCTCACGTACACCCTCGACCGCCGGCACCACCCGAAGGTCGGCGAGTCGCTGCGTGCGGTCGCCGACCGGCTGAGCGGCGGGTCGACCCTCCCGCTGCCCGGGGTCGGGAGGTTCGTCACCCCGATGCTCGTCGCCACCGGCATCGGTCTCGTCTGGACGGTGCTGTGGGTGCTGATGTCGCCCCGTGCCGGCCGGCACCTCACCGGCGCCGCGCACCTCGCCGAGCGTGAACGCGCGCGCGCCCTCCTCGCGGCGAACCCCGGCCGCACCCTCGACTACTTCGCCCTGCGGGACGACAAGGACTGGTTCTTCTCCGAGCACTCCATGGTCGCCCACTCGGTCCGCCGCGGGGTGTGCCTGGTCTCCCCCGACCCGATCGGCCCCGAGGCCGAGCGCGAGGAGGTCTGGGCGGACTTCA
It encodes:
- a CDS encoding ABC transporter ATP-binding protein, producing the protein MTATTEAAAGLTLSGVTLRLGDGDSIVTALDAVDLRVRPGELVAVVGPSGAGKSSLLAVAGALTTPDEGDVMVDGIPIGTLGRSAKARFRRSRIGFVFQSGNLIPALTAVDQLRLAVDIAGRGLGSRDPLELLAEVGMAEKARRRPHELSGGERQRVGIARALMTSPTLLLVDEPTAALDRARSQEVVALLARETAHAGVATVMVTHDHDVLHHCDRVVEMVDGRLSPQDD
- a CDS encoding bifunctional lysylphosphatidylglycerol flippase/synthetase MprF, with the protein product MTSVQRPHQEATRRVATAGSAAPESWRRRDRVRTISAWGVAAIGLIGIVSAVSPPLRDRLVALLDFLPFHVARVAATTLVLGSFALVLTARGLRRGQQLAWGATMVLLVLTAVLHVIKGLDLEEALLTAGMAAWLLRHRDAFPVLPTRAAVRTTVIVGLGGGVSALLVGTVLTYTLDRRHHPKVGESLRAVADRLSGGSTLPLPGVGRFVTPMLVATGIGLVWTVLWVLMSPRAGRHLTGAAHLAERERARALLAANPGRTLDYFALRDDKDWFFSEHSMVAHSVRRGVCLVSPDPIGPEAEREEVWADFMGYVERNGWSVAVVGAAEDWLPIYEATGLRSVYLGDEAVVDCPAFSLEGRARKSLRGAYGRVQRAGFTAEFVDIAHLDQDTRTVLEQIAVSSRRGEVERGFSMTLSRILDPADVEIMVTVVRDGAGVPQAFLQWAPATAVNGWSLDVMRHHHGADLPNGLTDFAIIETIRHVAATGGRSLSLNFAVLRGVVAGDDMSPLARASRAALHRLSDRMQIVSLWRFNAKYDPIWVPRYIVMDSVEFAAAQGLVLVDAEGVTELPVVGRFLGRTT
- a CDS encoding TetR/AcrR family transcriptional regulator — translated: MPRIKAATVVEHRAAQRRVLLDAARAILAETGDVPSLAAIAARAELARPSVYQYFRSRQDLLAAVVEDTFPRWSHRITAAMDGAGNPGEQVLAYVEENLQLVADGEHAVARALTAAAPGDVILERSRIMHDQLRTPVVEALRAHGAVDPEATADLVNALVMTGSRMIEAGTDVVEVRRRVTELLAPYLRSPVRG
- a CDS encoding FtsX-like permease family protein, with translation MFLAWRELRFARSRFTLMGGVVALIAVLVVLLSGLSTGLVNDGVSGLQRLPVTAFAFAGGTKTDSAFSRSIIDLSQVTAWRTRPGVADAAPFGNQLVNGKTNAGLPVDLALFGVEPDSFLAPKVATGAALGTTADGIVISSTLKAAGLAIGDVVTLDRIGTRLTVIGVLPNQHTFGHVDVAYVPLRTWQQVHAGAGPGDTARPQAYQEATAVALRASPGRTIDLAAGDAAAGTTSMTRDASFAASPGYTAETSTLDLIQVFLYAISALVVGAFFTVWTIQRSHELAVMRAMGASTRYLLRDGLSQAFVVLLASTLVGVGIGVAGGGLLSGTSMPFALAAPDITLGAALLVVLGMVGATAAVVRVTRIDPLAALGGQR